From one Triticum urartu cultivar G1812 chromosome 3, Tu2.1, whole genome shotgun sequence genomic stretch:
- the LOC125542377 gene encoding uncharacterized protein LOC125542377 produces the protein MALNDGLARFWLQQERNQAALSALAAAKTSSSSSSTRPSSSQQQPGATPSPRPAAKPSPPVPAARLSDETAQLKETDTARKLAAGTRIRFSNDTTRLQKINEVRRSAVGKQIRDVITLLERTREPLTAHQINEKTYVDIDGNGAVAESLRNNLKVRFDGKRYSYKRTHHVKGKDELLSLIISFPEGLPVSEVQDTYPTMLEDLQALKSSGDIFLLSVERDMIAYPNDPRSRMEVDAELKKMFHDIKLPVDMLDIEKELRKNGEKPATDTAKRRAAEQIHGRQPEPEKARKKPRGITSRTKLTNAHLPGLFDLLVDNKDSKDFN, from the coding sequence ATGGCCTTGAACGATGGCCTCGCCAGGTTCTGGCTGCAGCAGGAGAGGAACCAGGCGGCTCTATCCGCCCTTGCCGCAGCCAaaacctcttcttcttcatcatccacCAGGCCGTCGTCGTCCCAGCAGCAACCCGGTGCAACTCCATCTCCAAGGCCGGCCGCTAAACCATCACCGCCAGTTCCTGCCGCCAGACTCTCCGACGAAACGGCGCAGCTAAAAGAGACGGACACCGCCAGGAAGTTGGCCGCCGGAACACGGATCAGATTCTCCAATGACACAACGCGGCTACAGAAGATCAATGAAGTGAGGAGGTCCGCCGTCGGAAAACAGATCAGAGATGTCATCACACTGCTCGAGAGGACAAGGGAACCTCTCACGGCGCACCAGATCAACGAAAAAACCTACGTCGACATCGACGGCAACGGCGCCGTCGCCGAGAGCCTGAGGAACAACCTCAAGGTGCGCTTCGACGGGAAGCGCTACTCGTACAAGCGCACGCACCACGTCAAGGGCAAAGACGAGCTGCTCTCGCTGATCATAAGCTTCCCTGAGGGCCTCCCGGTGTCGGAGGTGCAAGACACCTACCCAACCATGCTGGAGGATCTGCAGGCCCTGAAATCTTCCGGTGACATCTTTTTGTTGTCGGTTGAGAGAGACATGATTGCGTACCCCAACGACCCGAGGTCGAGGATGGAGGTGGACGCCGAGCTCAAGAAGATGTTCCACGACATCAAGCTGCCGGTAGACATGCTGGACATCGAGAAGGAGCTCCGCAAGAACGGCGAGAAGCCGGCCACCGACACAGCCAAGAGACGCGCCGCTGAGCAGATCCACGGCCGGCAACCAGAGCCGGAGAAGGCCAGGAAGAAGCCGCGCGGGATCACCAGCAGGACCAAGCTCACTAACGCTCATCTCCCGGGACTCTTCGACTTGCTTGTAGATAACAAGGACTCAAAAGATTTCAACTGA